Within Amedibacterium intestinale, the genomic segment TATATGATAGTTAAGGAGTTAAAGAAGTAGTCTAACTACTTCTAGGTGGTGATACGTAAAAAAACAGGAGCTACCAACTCCTGCTTTTCTTTGGCTGTTACCAACCCTTTGCATGTATATTATAGCACACTTTAAATGATATGATACATTTTCTGGTTATAAATTTATAAGAAGACATTAAAATATGAGAAATCTTTCGGTTGATTATAGCAATTTGGCATAAATGGTATATATTATAAGTTAAAAAAATGGTTTTCAGAGTGGGAGAATTATGGCTTTCTACTCCCAATTTTATACATTCAACACATGTTGAGACAATCGCTTTACTTTCCAAACTTAAGACAAAACAACATATCAAAATTGAATTACATGCAGAAGAAATAGAATTGACATCTTCAGAATGTAAATCCACTTACAGTAATATTAAACAATATGTTTTTGATAAATATGGATTTAAGGTATCAAGTCTATATATAGCACAAGTAAAAGAAAAGTGTGGAATTAAAGAAAGAGAAAATTATAATAAACCGAAAAATGTGGATTTAAATCAGCCAATTTGTCCAGTAGAGAAAGAAGAAGCAATAAAAGATGCGTTTAGGCATTTTCAAATGATTTAATATTTGACTACTAAAGTTAACTTTTCGAAACTAGTATTTGAAAATGTTTAAGTTTAGGATTCTATTAATAATTAAATATTGAATAGAGTAAGTCTATTTTAGTGATAGGTAAGCAATAGTATATAAATACAAGTTATCAGAAGATGAAATTGATTTTTCGAAGAAAAGATTAGGCCGATGGAATACTGTTAAAGTTCAAAAATTAGTGAA encodes:
- a CDS encoding 23S rRNA methyltransferase, translated to MGELWLSTPNFIHSTHVETIALLSKLKTKQHIKIELHAEEIELTSSECKSTYSNIKQYVFDKYGFKVSSLYIAQVKEKCGIKERENYNKPKNVDLNQPICPVEKEEAIKDAFRHFQMI